A DNA window from Mytilus trossulus isolate FHL-02 unplaced genomic scaffold, PNRI_Mtr1.1.1.hap1 h1tg000024l__unscaffolded, whole genome shotgun sequence contains the following coding sequences:
- the LOC134698984 gene encoding uncharacterized protein LOC134698984 isoform X1 translates to MTNLLPKSDIFCGPCESQNLTNVAELWCPNCNEGLCSKCMEYHKVSKASRMHKTITIENFTALPEFVRNIDHVCTSHGSVLELYCSVHEKVCCIDCVSTEHSECPGITSLAKVVRGVKESEFYHSVVSHIEEITEFGIKLQNNRYENLARLQQEKDFLFEKVKLKRTEVTTHFDRLEKHLKQQIASTIAQQSEHIYEVISRLQKKESALKEYQKQISTIKENATDLQVFWGLTKIESNVAGEEANFEYLTEESVMKEASVKMRFTQKFERLINSMKRMGNIEINIKNSDIHFSRTKSQLAKKLLDIQPGIENIKLTFVTKFQLPFDVDINICCCAILPDERVVMANNNSSADRGGMHILSENGEYQFRVVCSSSPFGLAVINKSDIAVSFYKERSIKIYDLENFNVKHVLLEGHYFFGLSVESDCLVSAVRDVGIYFISCTSGKILKTIPCDTKNLTYVHLMGENAFVSDYEKNILYCRNKDGETVWKYSSDAMKGPRNMCTDTVGNIFVATFESHSIIAISPDGKTYKKLLGFEDGFKFPKALHFSANTSSLVVVSQLGSAFKYHLSYV, encoded by the coding sequence ATGACCAACTTGCTTCCAAAGAGTGATATATTCTGCGGACCATGCGAATCTCAGAATTTAACAAACGTAGCAGAGCTTTGGTGTCCTAACTGCAATGAAGGCTTATGTTCAAAATGTATGGAGTATCATAAAGTTTCAAAAGCATCCCGTATGCACAAAACTATAACAATAGAAAATTTTACGGCTCTTCCAGAATTTGTTCGCAACATAGATCATGTGTGTACGTCTCACGGTAGTGTCCTTGAACTTTATTGCAGTGTCCATGAGAAGGTATGTTGTATAGATTGCGTAAGTACCGAGCATTCCGAATGTCCTGGTATCACTTCATTGGCTAAAGTAGTTCGAGGGGTGAAGGAATCGGAATTTTACCATAGCGTTGTTAGTCATATAGAAGAGATTACAGAGTTTGGCATAAAACTTCAAAACAATCGTTATGAAAATTTAGCCAGGCTTCAGCAAGAGAAAGACTTTCTGTttgaaaaagtcaaattaaaacGTACAGAAGTAACAACACACTTTGATAGATTAGAAAAACATCTGAAACAGCAGATAGCCTCAACCATAGCTCAACAATCTGAACACATTTATGAAGTTATTTCGCGTCttcaaaaaaaagaaagtgCACTGAAagaatatcaaaaacaaatttcaactatcaaagAAAATGCCACTGATCTTCAAGTGTTCTGGGGACTAACAAAGATAGAAAGTAATGTCGCGGGTGAGGAAGCAAACTTTGAATATCTGACAGAAGAATCTGTTATGAAGGAGGCCAGTGTTAAAATGAGGTTTACTCAAAAATTCGAACGACTTATAAATAGTATGAAACGTATGGGAAATATagaaattaacataaaaaattcaGACATACATTTTTCCAGAACAAAATCTCAACTCGCAAAAAAACTATTAGATATTCAACCAGGTATAGAAAATATCAAACTAACTTTTGTAACAAAATTCCAGCTTCCATTTGATGTCGATATCAATATTTGTTGTTGCGCAATACTGCCAGATGAACGAGTAGTCATGGCAAACAACAACTCAAGCGCTGACAGAGGAGGTATGCATATTTTAAGTGAAAATGGAGAGTATCAGTTCCGGGTTGTATGTTCTTCTTCTCCATTTGGGCTAGCAGTCATAAATAAGTCCGATATTGCAGTATCGTTTTATAAAGAACGATCCATTAAAATATACGATTTAGAAAATTTCAATGTCAAGCACGTGCTGTTAGAAGGTCACTATTTCTTTGGATTATCCGTCGAATCAGATTGTTTGGTTTCTGCTGTTAGAGATGTAGGTATTTACTTCATTAGCTGTACCTCTggaaagattttgaaaactaTCCCATGCGATACGAAAAATTTAACATATGTGCATTTAATGGGAGAGAATGCATTTGTTTCCGATTATGAAAAGAACATTCTTTATTGTCGAAATAAGGATGGAGAGACAGTATGGAAATATTCGTCCGATGCCATGAAGGGACCGAGAAACATGTGCACAGATACTGTTGGAAACATATTCGTTGCCACCTTCGAGTCACACAGCATAATTGCCATCTCTCCTGATGGAAAGACTTACAAAAAGCTACTGGGATTCGAAGACGGCTTTAAATTTCCAAAAGCTCTACACTTTAGTGCAAATACATCTTCATTAGTAGTTGTTTCTCAATTGGGATCTGCATTTAAATATCACCTTTCTTATGTCTAG